TTCTACAGTTTTCAGGTCTGTGTTTTTTTCATTATGCAGAAAAATCGGCGTACCAACCATCACCGTACGGTTATCAACAGTACCTGCCACTCCGCCGCCTGTCTCCGAGTGAAAGTCGGTCACGGGCGTTATCTTTATACCTTTATTTTTTGCTCCTTGTACGACAGCTGCAGCAAGCGGGTGTTCGCTGGCCTGCTCTAATGAAGCCGTCAACATTAAAAGATCCTGTTCTTCAAAGCCATTAACAGGGAATACATCGGTGAGTTCAGGCCTTCCGTCTGTCAAAGTTCCCGTCTTGTCTACTAAAATAGTATCGACTTTATCTAACAACTCCAGCGCCTCTGCATTTTTCACAAGCACTCCTGCCTGTGCCCCGCGTCCAATGCCCACCATAATTGAAATAGGGGTAGCCAGGCCAAGGGCACAGGGACAAGCTATAATCAGTACCGCGACCGCGTTGACTATAGCATGTGAAAGCTTAGGCTCAGGGCCTATCATCATCCAGATCCCGAATGTAAAAATAGAAACAGCCACGACAAGTGGGACAAAAACACTCGAAACTTTGTCTGCGAGTCCCTGGATAGGTGCTCTGCTCCTCTGTGCTTCAGCCACCATATTGACGATCTGAGCAAGCAGCGTGTTGCTTCCTATACGCTCAGCGTTCATTATAAAACTGCCCTGTCCATTGACTGTTCCGCCAGTTACTTTATCCCCGACGTTTTTTTCCACCGGAAGCGGTTCACCTGTGATCATAGACTCCTCCACGTTGGAATGTCCGTCAATTACAGTTCCATCGACAGGCACCTTATCACCCGGAACAACCCGAAGATGAGAACCGACTTTAACCTGTTCAAGAGGAATCTCAATATCTCCTTCTGCTGTTACTTCCCGTGCAATACGAGGAGCAAGATCCAGCAGTGCTTTAATGGCGCTGCCAGTTCTGCTGCGAGCACGAAGCTCCAGTACCTGGCCCAGAAGGACCAGTACAATGATAACTGCGGCAGCTTCAAAGTAGATATCGACCATTCCATTGTGTTGCATTGTTTGTGGAAACAATTTTGGAGCGAGCATTGCCAATATACTGAATGAGAAAGCGGCACTTACTCCTATCATAATAAGAGTGAACATATTTAAATTCCATGTAACAACTGACTGCCAGCCACGTATGAAAAACGGTTTCCCTGACCATAAAACAACAGGAGTAGCAAGCACAAACTGAATCCAACGTGAGGCATGGCCATTAATCCAGTCCTGATTACCAACACCGGGAAATAAATGCGCCATGGCAAGAAAAAATACCGGTAACGCCAGAGCTGTCCCGATCCAGAACCGGAGCGTCATATCCTTAAGCTCGGCAGTCTCAGCATCGTCAATACCGGCTGTTGGAGTTCTCAGTTCCAGAGTCATGCCGCATTTGGGACAATATCCCGGGTGATCCGACAGCACTTCTGGGTGCATTGGACAAGTGTATGTGTTATCCATAAAAAGCCTCCTTTTGGGCAATCTATTGTTGAATATTTATTTCCAGCGCATGTTAAGCTTCTGCTTTAATATTTCGCTTCAGCTTAATAAAGTATGTACAGATGCTTTTAATTAACCTGCATTTGTATCGGAAGAATATAGTGCCTTGTAGCTACTTGCTATTATATCCCCGTTTTGTTGTGTTTAACGGATCGCATTCATAAGCAGATTGTAAATAGCCTGGCTGATATGCCTTCAATCCAGGATCAAGGCTGGGACTGGCAGCAGTTTTGCATGAATGGAAATATTCCGTTCCAACGTGAGTGGTTACAGCGTGCCGATTGCTCAATGTATAAGCTGGTTCAAGTCAGATGAACCTGATCCGCATCTCTGGCTGTGAGCATAAATATAGTAGTTTCACTGTTTTTTTATAATTTGACGGCAGGCATCAAGAACACTCATACGTGGCAGCATTAGTTCAGTTACAAGAATATCCGGCTTTATGCCGTGATACAACTGGAAGACGGAATTTCTGTCAAGTGCTGTTAATACGGGAAAATTTTTCTTTTCAAACTTTAATTTACAGTTCAGCTTAATAGTTTGAAGAAGTTACGAAGGAAATATAAGGAAATATGAAGAAGCTATGTGATTTAATATTTCAGTCAATCTTATAAAGATATATGCGAGATGATATTCTTCATTTAGAAAGGGATTTTATAAGCTGCGCTTATAATGCGGTCTATGTTGATAAAAGAATGGTGGATCGTACAGGAATCGAACCTGTAACCCCCTGATTAAGAGTCAGGTGCTCTGCCAGTTGAGCTAACGATCCAGTATATAGCAACATAGCGACACAAAAAATGGTGGATCGTACAGGAATCGAACCTGTAACCCCCTGATTAAGAGTCAGGTGCTCTGCCAGTTGAGCTAACGATCCATCTGAAAAAACATATCCTCAGATTATCACAAAAATAAAAGTGGGGTGAGCGACGGGAATTGAACCCGCAACCACCGGAGCCACAGTCCGGTACTCTAACCAATTGAGCTACGCTCACCATATACCTGCAAATTCACACTCATCTGAATGAGTGGCGCGCCTGAAGGGACTCGAACCCCCGGCCCACTGCTTAGAAGGCAGTTGCTCTATCCGGCTGAGCTACAGGCGCACGCCCTACTGCCTCTGCCGAAGCACGAGAGACATTATAACTAATACACCGGTGCTGTCAAGTCATTTGAGCTCTGTAAAATGGTGTTTTATCACTCCGCAGACGGGAAAATTCGGAGCAAATGACTCTTGAGCAATTTTTCTCAATTCTAGTACTTTTTGCGCGCAAATCGAATACGCTGCCTGGAACGGTGCATATAGACCGCTGAGATGGTGCATGGACTTCCTTTAGCATCACAAGATGCAAATGCATTACAGGAGGTCGTATCATGACCAATCACGAAGAGATCATCAGGCTCTGCAGACAATAATATCCCGGACCCTTGGATGATATCCAGGTCCGGGATATTTGACGCTTACGATGTATCGTGGTTATTCTTTTTCTTTTTCTTTCTCTTTCTTTAGCTCTCGGATTTCTTCTTTAAGTTCCTGTATTTCTTTTAATACTTCATCTTTCTTCTCGTAATAGGTAAATTGATGGTCGTCATGTGATCTATTATTGCGATTGAAGAAGTAAATTACAATCACAACTAATATAAGGAAAAACAGGGGCATCATAAACATTCCGTATGGCATATGGTATCCGTTTCCAGCTGCTCCCCACCACATCAATATCACTCCTTTGCACTAAGGTAACTCTGAGGTGTATATGATGAATATATCATGCATAGGAAACATCTATATGGAGAAACACTTAAAAACCGCCCCGCTAAGGACGGTATATCCTTATTCTTGGCAGACAACTAGAGCGTTTTTGTTTATTTTTGCTTTGTATAAGCATTTATCAGCCAATTCGCTCTTTTCAGCAGCGGATATCTCATCATATACAGCCCCAATGCTGACAGATACCTTAAGTTCAGGATGTTTAGCTAAAACAATTGTAGAAACACCCTGCCGGATGTTTTCCAGTCTGTTTTCAAGGGCTTCTTTGGAAATATTCTGAAAGGTCAGCAAAAACTCATCCCCGCCCATTCTTACCACAGTATCGACAGGCCTGATAAAAGAAGAGATAGTTTTTACAATTTCCTTCAAAACTTCATCGCCTACGGCGTGCCCAAAAGTATCATTAATTTCCTTGAAATTATCTACATCCATCATTGCAACCGCACTTACACGAAGTGATTTTTTTAATTGTTCATCATAGTAATATCTGTTATACGCACCGGTTAAGCTGTCAATATATAATTTTCTGTTGTACTCTTCAATGGTTTTGATAAACTCATTTTTTCCGTATGCGCCAAAAAGAGTTTCATCGTTCAATTCAGTTACCATTTCAAGCATATATTCCTTGTTGTCAACTTTAATATATAATGAAATGACAAAATATATATTATTATCCACAAATTCAAACT
This genomic window from Synergistaceae bacterium contains:
- a CDS encoding GGDEF domain-containing protein, with the translated sequence MTKFEFVDNNIYFVISLYIKVDNKEYMLEMVTELNDETLFGAYGKNEFIKTIEEYNRKLYIDSLTGAYNRYYYDEQLKKSLRVSAVAMMDVDNFKEINDTFGHAVGDEVLKEIVKTISSFIRPVDTVVRMGGDEFLLTFQNISKEALENRLENIRQGVSTIVLAKHPELKVSVSIGAVYDEISAAEKSELADKCLYKAKINKNALVVCQE
- the cadA gene encoding cadmium-translocating P-type ATPase, which codes for MDNTYTCPMHPEVLSDHPGYCPKCGMTLELRTPTAGIDDAETAELKDMTLRFWIGTALALPVFFLAMAHLFPGVGNQDWINGHASRWIQFVLATPVVLWSGKPFFIRGWQSVVTWNLNMFTLIMIGVSAAFSFSILAMLAPKLFPQTMQHNGMVDIYFEAAAVIIVLVLLGQVLELRARSRTGSAIKALLDLAPRIAREVTAEGDIEIPLEQVKVGSHLRVVPGDKVPVDGTVIDGHSNVEESMITGEPLPVEKNVGDKVTGGTVNGQGSFIMNAERIGSNTLLAQIVNMVAEAQRSRAPIQGLADKVSSVFVPLVVAVSIFTFGIWMMIGPEPKLSHAIVNAVAVLIIACPCALGLATPISIMVGIGRGAQAGVLVKNAEALELLDKVDTILVDKTGTLTDGRPELTDVFPVNGFEEQDLLMLTASLEQASEHPLAAAVVQGAKNKGIKITPVTDFHSETGGGVAGTVDNRTVMVGTPIFLHNEKNTDLKTVEPLAHKLQDEGKTVIYVTVDGKSAGVLAVADPIKNTTAAAIKDLHDLGITVVMLTGDNHRTAAVVAKTLNIDAVESEIQPAGKVEYIKKLGGLGKHVAMAGDGINDAPALSAAEVGIAMGTGTDIAMQSAGVTLINGDLRGIARAIRLSHATMKNIRQNLVFAFIYNALGIPIAAGVLYPYFGLLLSPIFAGVAMSLSSVSVISNALRLRYVEFESKNERG